Part of the Xanthocytophaga agilis genome is shown below.
ATCCCGCTTATCTGGATTCACGATCAGATCTACATACCGTTGGCGGTAGCGTAATTCAGGATCTGTAAAGGCATCAAACACTTTTGTCTCTCCATTTTCCTCCACTACACGTGGCATAGGCAAAGGACGTAATGCCTTTGTCAATAATTTAAACTCTGTAACATGAATGGTAATCTCTCCGGTTTGTGTGGTAAATACATACCCATGCACCCCAATAATATCACCTATATCTAATAATTTCCTAAAAACAGTATTGTAAAGTGTCTTATCTTCACCTGGGCATATGTCATCACGACGTATGTATACCTGCATCCGGCCTGTTGCATCCTGAAGTTCAGCAAAAGATGCACTTCCCATTATCCGGAAGTTCATGATACGTCCGGCTATGGAAATATTCTTATAGTCAGTCTTACTTCGTTCGTAATTTTCCTGAATATCTCTAATAGAGGCATTTACCTCAAAACTTTCGGCAGGATAAGGGTCAATACCCAGGCTACGTAATTGCTCTAATTTTCCACGCCGAACAACTTCCTGTTCGCTTAATTGCATAAATGATTTATTATTGTTTACTGTGTACCGTTTCTGACGGATATATGATTGGGATCTGTGTTATCTATTCTTTACAAAAGTAAGCATAGTTTAAGCAAATCATCTAAAACAGAAATGCAAAGGTAGAACGAAAGCCGCGAAAACAAAAGGATACCCTATGTAATGCTGAAAATAAGACTCTTCTGTTATCCGTTTTCTGATATAAAATACTACTATCCAGGCCTACTCGAACGATTACTAACTTTTCCGAAAAAAAAATCAACAACAGTATGCATGCATAACGATTTTTATTATATTTGAACTTGAAATAGTCACAATTGCCTTTTAATAGATTGATCACATTTAATCCTGTATACTCTCATGGAAGCTGTCGTAAACAAAACAATCAAAGGTGGTGAGTTTCTCATTAAAGAAACAGAAGCAGGTCAGGTATTTATTCCGGAAGAATTTTCAGAAGAACAACGCATGATTGCACAAACCTGCGAAGATTTTCTAGACAAAGAAATACTCCCCAAGTTAGAAGAGATTGATTCTGCCAAAAGCCCTGAACTGATGGCCAGTTTAATGGATAAAGCTGGAGAACTGGGATTACTGGGAACATCTATTCCTGAACAATATGGCGGTTTTGGCATGAATTTCAACACTTCTATGTTGGTTACTGAAAAAATAGGTGCCGGACATTCTTTTGCTGTTGCACTGTCTGCTCACACAGGTATAGGCACACTCCCTATTTTATATTATGGCAATGATGCCCAAAAAGCAAAATATTTACCCAAACTGGCTACTGGTGAGTGGAAAGCAGCCTATTGCTTGACAGAACCAGATAGTGGTTCAGATGCAAACTCTGGTAAAACCAAAGCTGCTTTATCTGCTGATGGTAAACATTATGTCATTAATGGCCAGAAGATGTGGATTACCAATGGAGGATTTGCAGAAGTATTCATCGTTTTTGCCAAAATTGACAATGACAAAAACCTGACTGCATTTATTGTTGAGAAAGGATTTGGTGGTGTTACCATGAATGCCCCTGAGCATAAAATGGGGATTAAAGGTTCTGATACGCGCCAGATATTCTTCAATGACTGTCATGTACCAGTTGAGAATATGCTTTCCTCCCGTGAAAATGGATTTAAAATAGCGGTAAACATTCTCAATATCGGACGGATCAAACTAGCGGCTTCTGCTATTGGTGCTTCTAAGATGACATTGGATAAAGCCATCAATTATGCCAATGAACGTAAACAGTTTGGGGTAGCCATTTCAACTTTTGGTGCCATTAAATATAAACTGGGCGAAATGGCTACCCGAATCTATGCTTCTGAATCAGCTTGCTATAGAGCAGGTC
Proteins encoded:
- a CDS encoding acyl-CoA dehydrogenase family protein, with product MEAVVNKTIKGGEFLIKETEAGQVFIPEEFSEEQRMIAQTCEDFLDKEILPKLEEIDSAKSPELMASLMDKAGELGLLGTSIPEQYGGFGMNFNTSMLVTEKIGAGHSFAVALSAHTGIGTLPILYYGNDAQKAKYLPKLATGEWKAAYCLTEPDSGSDANSGKTKAALSADGKHYVINGQKMWITNGGFAEVFIVFAKIDNDKNLTAFIVEKGFGGVTMNAPEHKMGIKGSDTRQIFFNDCHVPVENMLSSRENGFKIAVNILNIGRIKLAASAIGASKMTLDKAINYANERKQFGVAISTFGAIKYKLGEMATRIYASESACYRAGQNIEDTIEALIAGGMSEADAKLKGVEQFAIECAILKVHGSEVLDYTVDEGVQVYGGMGYSADAPMDRAYRDSRINRIFEGTNEINRLLSVDMILKRAMKGELDLMGPAMAVAKEILAIPEFGEEEEGLFVTEKKYLRNMKKAVLMVAGAAVQKFMMKLADEQEIIMNIADMLIETYACESVLLRTEKLISIKGEAACTLQVDMTRLYINDAVERINVAGKNAVNSFAEGDEQRGMLMGLKRFTKVTPINTKETRRRIAEHLIKENKYTF